Proteins from one Burkholderia oklahomensis C6786 genomic window:
- a CDS encoding c-type cytochrome produces MSTERLFSIRNRWFTVSVGLTLFAVVASVLIGFVWLPSVQKDAQFQGIWNAICSAAGVPRAWLPSQPEPATVKTSAVVVTPQMMTRTDSLSIGRGATLAMRCTMCHGARGMSDANSPNLAGQYAAVIYKQLKDFQAGARTNAVMAPMVVNLSDQDMRDLAAFYSYLPRAAAKPAANPPKIVASGAPMRNIAPCASCHGGMDNKVGGPWLEGEPEVYIKAQLQAFASGARHNDISEQMRNVARQMTPDEIAAAARYYAGRP; encoded by the coding sequence ATGAGCACGGAACGTCTGTTTTCGATTCGCAACCGCTGGTTTACGGTCAGCGTCGGGCTCACGCTGTTCGCGGTGGTCGCGTCGGTGCTGATCGGCTTCGTCTGGCTGCCGTCCGTGCAGAAGGATGCGCAGTTCCAGGGCATCTGGAACGCGATCTGCAGCGCGGCCGGCGTGCCGCGCGCGTGGCTGCCGTCGCAGCCGGAGCCGGCGACGGTCAAGACGAGCGCCGTCGTCGTCACGCCGCAGATGATGACGCGGACGGACAGCCTGTCGATCGGCCGCGGCGCGACGCTCGCGATGCGCTGCACGATGTGTCACGGCGCGCGCGGGATGAGCGACGCGAATTCGCCGAACCTCGCGGGCCAGTATGCGGCCGTCATCTACAAGCAGCTGAAGGACTTCCAGGCGGGCGCGCGCACGAACGCGGTGATGGCGCCGATGGTCGTGAATCTGTCCGATCAGGACATGCGCGATCTCGCGGCGTTCTATTCATATCTGCCGCGCGCCGCGGCGAAGCCCGCCGCGAATCCGCCGAAGATCGTCGCGAGCGGCGCGCCGATGCGCAACATCGCGCCGTGCGCGTCGTGCCACGGCGGGATGGACAACAAGGTCGGCGGGCCGTGGCTCGAAGGCGAGCCCGAGGTCTACATCAAGGCGCAGTTGCAGGCGTTCGCATCGGGCGCGCGGCACAACGACATCAGCGAGCAGATGCGCAACGTCGCGCGGCAGATGACGCCCGACGAGATCGCGGCCGCCGCGCGGTATTACGCGGGCCGGCCGTAA
- a CDS encoding b(o/a)3-type cytochrome-c oxidase subunit 1, whose product MLKNNRLVLAHFWLAFAVFGVALLLGAWQMLARSPLHPWLGNPELYYRSVTAHGSVMGYVFPTLIAMGFGYAISELALKMPLVGRRWAWTGFWLIALGSVVAMTPVSLGLSSVLYTFYPPMIGSPFYYLGVVLVVVGSWIWVALMSVNLYAWKKANPGAPIPLAMFANVAGAYLWGWTAVGAAIEILFQILPVALGLKSTIDAGLARVFFSWTLHAIVYFWLIPAYIAYYTLVPRAIGGKLYSDGMARISFILFLVGAMPIGIHHLFADPQVGSGFKFLQSVFTALVAVPTLLTVFTVCASVEIAARLRGGKGAFGWLRALPWHEPMMLAVAFSFVMLGFGGAGGLINMSYQLDSTIHNTQWITGHFHLIFGGAVVIMYFAIAYELWPHLTGRALGSARLVKTQLWLWFVGMIVTTFPWHYVGILGMPRRMAYYDYSDPALAPQAIWVIMSVVGALILVASAVLFFVVLIRSHRGAKVKPAEFTFSSAVHEPKTLPVALNSFGLWVALMIGLTVVNYGYPIAQLMALKQPSVPAIYMGAQR is encoded by the coding sequence GTGTTAAAGAATAATCGACTGGTGCTCGCCCATTTCTGGCTCGCGTTCGCGGTCTTCGGCGTCGCGCTGCTGCTCGGCGCGTGGCAGATGCTCGCGCGCAGTCCGCTACATCCGTGGCTCGGCAATCCCGAGCTCTACTACCGTTCGGTGACGGCGCACGGCTCGGTGATGGGCTACGTGTTCCCGACGCTGATCGCGATGGGCTTCGGCTATGCGATCAGCGAGCTCGCGCTCAAGATGCCGCTCGTCGGCCGCCGCTGGGCGTGGACGGGCTTCTGGCTGATCGCGCTCGGCTCGGTCGTCGCGATGACGCCCGTGTCGCTCGGCCTGTCGTCGGTGCTGTACACGTTCTATCCGCCGATGATCGGCAGTCCGTTCTACTACCTCGGCGTCGTGCTCGTCGTCGTCGGGTCGTGGATCTGGGTCGCGCTGATGTCGGTGAACCTGTACGCGTGGAAGAAGGCGAATCCGGGCGCGCCGATCCCGCTCGCGATGTTCGCGAACGTCGCGGGCGCCTATCTGTGGGGCTGGACCGCGGTCGGCGCCGCGATCGAGATCCTGTTCCAGATCCTGCCCGTCGCGCTCGGGCTCAAGTCGACGATCGACGCGGGCCTCGCGCGCGTGTTCTTCTCGTGGACGCTGCATGCGATCGTCTACTTCTGGCTGATTCCCGCGTATATCGCGTACTACACGCTCGTGCCGCGCGCGATCGGCGGCAAGCTGTACAGCGACGGGATGGCGCGCATCTCGTTCATCCTGTTCCTCGTCGGTGCGATGCCGATCGGCATTCACCACCTGTTCGCCGATCCGCAGGTCGGCTCGGGCTTCAAGTTTCTGCAGTCGGTGTTCACGGCGCTCGTCGCGGTGCCGACGCTCCTCACGGTGTTCACGGTGTGCGCGTCGGTCGAGATCGCCGCGCGGCTGCGCGGCGGCAAGGGCGCGTTCGGCTGGCTGCGCGCGCTGCCGTGGCACGAGCCGATGATGCTCGCCGTCGCGTTCTCGTTCGTGATGCTCGGCTTCGGCGGCGCGGGCGGGCTCATCAACATGAGCTACCAGCTCGATTCGACGATCCACAACACGCAATGGATCACGGGCCACTTCCACCTGATCTTCGGCGGCGCGGTCGTCATCATGTACTTCGCGATCGCATACGAGCTGTGGCCGCATCTGACGGGCCGCGCGCTCGGCAGCGCGCGCCTCGTCAAGACGCAGCTTTGGCTGTGGTTCGTCGGGATGATCGTCACGACGTTCCCGTGGCACTACGTCGGCATCCTCGGCATGCCGCGCCGGATGGCCTATTACGACTACAGCGATCCCGCGCTCGCGCCGCAGGCGATCTGGGTGATCATGTCGGTCGTCGGCGCGCTGATTCTCGTCGCGTCGGCCGTGCTGTTCTTCGTCGTGCTGATACGCAGCCATCGCGGCGCGAAGGTCAAGCCCGCCGAGTTCACGTTCAGCTCGGCCGTGCACGAGCCGAAGACGCTGCCCGTCGCGCTCAACAGCTTCGGGCTGTGGGTCGCGCTGATGATCGGCCTCACGGTCGTCAACTACGGCTATCCGATCGCGCAATTGATGGCGCTCAAGCAACCGTCGGTGCCGGCGATCTACATGGGGGCGCAACGATGA
- a CDS encoding cytochrome c oxidase subunit II, with protein MPDRLDGAQLAARIERRWAILAVGLMIVLVAMMVYTGLHWAMMPPSRVETIDPTTLHVSGEFVESNLGTAREPDGSVTVRVIGQQYSFTPQCILVPANTPVTFRATSADVVHGFLITDTNINSMLEPGYVATFRTTFDKPKEHLMPCHEYCGTGHEGMWAHVKVIDRAEFDKLASSARRLSCVKE; from the coding sequence ATGCCAGACCGTCTCGACGGCGCGCAGCTCGCGGCCCGGATCGAGCGCAGGTGGGCGATCCTCGCCGTCGGCCTGATGATCGTCCTCGTCGCCATGATGGTGTACACCGGCCTTCACTGGGCGATGATGCCGCCGTCGCGCGTCGAGACGATCGACCCGACGACGCTGCATGTCTCGGGCGAATTCGTCGAGAGCAACCTCGGCACAGCGCGCGAGCCGGACGGCTCGGTCACGGTGCGCGTGATCGGCCAGCAGTACTCGTTCACGCCGCAGTGCATCCTCGTGCCGGCGAACACGCCCGTCACGTTTCGCGCGACGAGCGCGGACGTCGTGCACGGCTTCCTCATCACCGACACCAACATCAACTCGATGCTCGAGCCGGGTTACGTCGCGACGTTCAGGACGACCTTCGACAAGCCGAAGGAGCACCTGATGCCGTGCCACGAGTATTGCGGCACGGGGCACGAGGGGATGTGGGCGCACGTCAAGGTCATTGACCGTGCGGAATTCGACAAACTGGCGTCCAGCGCGCGGAGATTGAGCTGTGTTAAAGAATAA
- a CDS encoding c-type cytochrome, producing the protein MEASVHKQLIVKFRSALAFAGVLLAAAGAASVASAQPSNDAATIRRGEYLARAGDCIACHTVPGEKLFAGGRAMPTPFGTLYSPNITPDDEAGIGKWTADEFYSMMHTGRSRDGSLLYPAMPFAAYTKVTRADSDAIFAYLRSVPPVKLANRPHDMRFPYNNRQLLIGWRTLYFKEGEYQPDNAKSAEWNRGAYLVQGLGHCSMCHTAINALGGSSESNAFEGGLIPMQAWYAPSLTSNKEAGLGDWSIADITGLLQAGASHRGAVYGPMAEVVYDSLQHLSDDDVRAMAVYLKSLPQRGSESASAPPAKMPASEETRLYKLGAKIYDAQCASCHGKTGRGKTPAFPPLAGNQSIQMTSAVNPIRMVLNGGYAPGTAKNPEPYGMPPFAQSLSDDEVAAVTTFIRTAWGNRGAPVSAKEANALRSAPLY; encoded by the coding sequence ATGGAGGCCTCGGTGCACAAGCAATTGATCGTCAAATTCCGCAGCGCGCTCGCATTCGCCGGCGTGCTGCTCGCAGCCGCGGGCGCGGCGTCCGTCGCATCCGCGCAGCCGTCGAACGACGCGGCGACCATCCGGCGCGGCGAATATCTGGCGCGCGCGGGCGACTGCATCGCGTGCCATACGGTGCCGGGCGAGAAGCTCTTCGCGGGCGGCCGCGCGATGCCGACGCCGTTCGGCACGCTGTATTCGCCGAACATCACGCCCGACGACGAGGCGGGCATCGGCAAATGGACGGCCGACGAGTTCTACTCGATGATGCACACCGGCCGCTCGCGCGACGGCTCGCTGCTGTATCCGGCGATGCCGTTCGCCGCGTACACGAAGGTGACGCGCGCGGACTCGGACGCGATCTTCGCGTACCTGCGCTCGGTGCCGCCCGTGAAGCTCGCGAACCGGCCGCACGACATGCGCTTTCCGTACAACAACCGGCAGCTCCTGATCGGCTGGCGCACGCTGTACTTCAAGGAAGGCGAGTATCAGCCGGACAACGCGAAGTCGGCCGAATGGAACCGCGGCGCGTATCTCGTGCAGGGGCTCGGCCACTGCTCGATGTGCCACACCGCGATCAATGCGCTCGGCGGCAGCTCGGAATCGAACGCGTTCGAAGGCGGGCTGATTCCGATGCAGGCGTGGTACGCGCCGTCGCTCACGTCGAACAAGGAAGCGGGGCTCGGCGACTGGAGCATCGCCGACATCACGGGCCTGCTGCAGGCGGGCGCGTCGCATCGCGGCGCGGTGTACGGGCCGATGGCGGAGGTCGTCTACGACAGCCTGCAGCACCTGTCCGACGACGACGTGCGCGCGATGGCCGTCTATCTGAAGTCGCTGCCGCAGCGCGGCAGCGAATCCGCGTCCGCGCCGCCGGCGAAGATGCCCGCGTCGGAAGAGACGCGCCTCTACAAGCTCGGCGCGAAGATCTACGACGCGCAGTGCGCGAGCTGCCACGGCAAGACGGGCCGCGGCAAGACGCCGGCGTTCCCGCCGCTCGCGGGCAACCAGTCGATCCAGATGACGTCCGCGGTGAATCCGATCCGCATGGTGCTGAACGGCGGCTACGCGCCCGGCACCGCGAAGAATCCCGAGCCCTACGGCATGCCGCCTTTCGCCCAGTCGCTGTCGGACGACGAGGTGGCCGCCGTGACGACGTTCATCCGCACCGCCTGGGGCAACCGCGGCGCGCCGGTTTCCGCGAAGGAAGCCAACGCGCTGCGTTCCGCTCCGCTCTATTGA
- a CDS encoding c-type cytochrome: MTVTSRPTAALAVLCALLSQTALSQEPQTERAPDTMEARVLACAACHGRQGEGTSNDYFPRLSGKPAGYLYNQLVAFRDGRRKYPPMNYLLAYLPDAYLHRIADHFASRRPPFPAIAAPAAAPAVLGRGQQLVRSGDPSRKIPACASCHGAALTGMEPAVPGLLGLHAEYLSAQLGEWRYGTRASIAPDCMQQVASRLTDTDVTAISAWLASRPAPANPSPAPAGSLDMPLACGSEPR, from the coding sequence ATGACAGTGACCTCGAGACCCACCGCTGCACTTGCCGTGCTGTGCGCCTTGCTGAGCCAGACGGCGCTATCCCAGGAACCGCAGACCGAACGCGCGCCCGACACGATGGAGGCGCGCGTGCTCGCATGCGCCGCGTGTCACGGAAGGCAGGGCGAGGGAACGTCGAACGACTACTTCCCGCGCCTGTCCGGCAAGCCCGCCGGCTATCTGTACAACCAGCTCGTCGCGTTCCGCGACGGCCGGCGCAAGTATCCGCCCATGAACTACCTGCTCGCGTATCTGCCCGACGCGTACCTGCATCGGATCGCCGACCACTTCGCGAGCCGGCGTCCGCCGTTCCCGGCGATCGCGGCGCCCGCCGCCGCGCCCGCGGTGCTCGGGCGAGGGCAGCAGCTCGTGAGGTCGGGCGACCCGTCGCGCAAGATTCCCGCGTGCGCGTCGTGCCACGGCGCGGCGCTCACCGGCATGGAGCCCGCCGTGCCGGGCCTCCTCGGCCTGCATGCGGAATACCTGAGCGCGCAGCTCGGCGAATGGCGCTACGGCACGCGCGCGTCGATCGCGCCCGACTGCATGCAGCAGGTCGCATCCCGGCTCACCGACACCGACGTGACCGCGATCTCGGCGTGGCTCGCGTCGCGGCCCGCGCCCGCCAATCCGTCGCCCGCCCCCGCGGGCTCGCTCGACATGCCGCTCGCATGCGGTAGCGAACCGCGCTAA
- a CDS encoding aspartyl protease family protein, giving the protein MVQHAFVSSQSPACSKSAIRRRAPRALSTLALVCATVLLATACGERAEPQRGGATPVLTASFKPKSGFVVPVAIAGKTYHFLVDTGASHTVIDNRLAQSITQPSTDEQIPIAYRAMLAKGLATADGVLPQERVRLWQPLPLALGSFEVPSFYPWLGLDLSLLSQAFGTQIDGVVGIEIFRQLSWVADNRSGTLTVWRHPPAGQRFQHCVPYQDSFGQSPAVSVDFGDQWTMFRFDTGARHSIVSAPTLAFLASHKAAKPLGDTVPSLSVKGVGQSLDYFAKGLSFDGKPIGGLRVAEGGGDMLGMNFLARLDRYMFVPSTMEFCYDASRFTQDDPQPLRTIAIRYVDGRVQLFHNRPDELGRYGLENGDVLVEIDGKHVDPSAIDDVRDRLSTAPAGSLEIAIERGGARRTVRI; this is encoded by the coding sequence ATGGTTCAACACGCATTCGTTTCCTCGCAGTCGCCCGCATGCTCCAAATCCGCTATCCGCCGTCGCGCGCCGCGCGCGCTGTCGACCCTCGCGCTCGTCTGCGCAACCGTGCTCCTCGCGACAGCCTGCGGCGAGCGCGCCGAGCCGCAGCGCGGCGGCGCGACGCCCGTGCTGACCGCATCGTTCAAGCCGAAGAGCGGATTCGTCGTGCCCGTTGCGATCGCGGGCAAGACTTATCACTTTCTCGTCGACACGGGCGCGAGCCACACGGTGATCGACAACCGGCTCGCGCAGTCGATCACGCAGCCGTCGACCGACGAACAGATTCCGATCGCGTACCGGGCGATGCTCGCGAAAGGCCTCGCGACGGCGGACGGCGTGCTGCCGCAGGAGCGCGTGCGCTTGTGGCAGCCATTGCCGCTCGCGCTCGGCAGCTTCGAGGTGCCGAGCTTCTATCCGTGGCTCGGTCTCGATCTGTCGTTGCTGTCGCAGGCGTTCGGCACGCAGATCGACGGTGTCGTCGGCATCGAGATCTTTCGCCAACTGAGCTGGGTCGCCGACAATCGCAGCGGCACGCTGACGGTCTGGCGTCATCCGCCCGCCGGGCAGCGCTTCCAGCATTGCGTCCCGTATCAGGACAGCTTCGGCCAGTCGCCCGCCGTGAGCGTCGACTTCGGCGATCAATGGACGATGTTCCGTTTCGATACCGGCGCGCGCCATTCGATCGTGTCCGCGCCGACGCTCGCGTTCCTCGCAAGCCACAAGGCCGCGAAGCCGCTCGGCGACACGGTGCCGAGCCTGTCGGTGAAGGGCGTCGGGCAGTCGCTCGACTACTTCGCGAAGGGGCTGTCGTTCGACGGCAAGCCGATCGGCGGCCTGCGCGTCGCGGAGGGCGGCGGCGACATGCTCGGGATGAACTTCCTCGCGCGGCTCGATCGCTACATGTTCGTGCCGAGCACGATGGAGTTCTGCTACGACGCGAGCCGCTTCACGCAGGACGATCCGCAGCCGCTGCGCACGATCGCGATCCGCTACGTCGACGGCCGTGTGCAGCTGTTCCACAACCGGCCGGACGAGCTCGGCCGCTACGGCCTCGAAAACGGCGACGTGCTTGTCGAGATCGACGGCAAGCATGTCGACCCGTCGGCCATCGACGACGTGCGCGATCGATTGAGCACGGCGCCGGCGGGCTCGCTCGAGATCGCGATCGAACGCGGCGGCGCGCGCCGCACCGTGCGGATATGA
- a CDS encoding arsenate reductase, translated as MLDATRAHPIPITRPFVDTRRGARLYRPSERVRGTPPSPLRGPFTKEGGEIAIDPRDPRAGR; from the coding sequence TTGCTCGACGCGACGCGCGCGCATCCGATCCCGATCACCCGGCCGTTCGTCGACACGCGGCGCGGCGCCCGGCTCTACCGACCGTCGGAACGCGTGCGGGGAACGCCGCCATCGCCGCTGCGCGGTCCGTTCACGAAGGAAGGCGGCGAGATCGCGATCGATCCGCGCGACCCGCGAGCCGGGCGCTGA
- a CDS encoding sensor histidine kinase encodes MGELADESRIFLSTLQPERRERRLAMTAVVLSVVLFATLAPFVRIQMPQVWAFIPIYQSAIVICDLITAGLLLGQFGILRTKSLVVLAGGYLFTGFMASVHMLTFPGLFLQNGLLDAGPQTTAWLYMFWHGGFPLCVIAYTFVSRGERGQPLYTGRVVLPVIVCIGTAVVATGAFAALATSGRELLPAIMQNQHYTPLMRGVVTTVWLLTLGALILLALRRPHSVLDLWLVVVLCAWLLDIALSAVLNRGRFDLGFYAGRIYGLVASSFVLLALLLENGKLYARTVLALHGERIEHRRVQEKTVQLNEANELLEQRVAERTSELMTVNRELRREIAERERAEEALARSREELREIAAISSTAREQERGRIARELHDELAQTLAMLRLDLERVSTTGNELAGRFLEMRGLLDGAVAATRRIASDLRPLMLDDLGLVPAIQWLVQAFQQRHRIGCTLVIDPPELDLVEPQASATFRILQESLTNVGRHARASHVDIRLIADHDEVMLSIRDDGVGFDTANPRKPNSFGLVGLRERAYLVQGTLSVQTAPGQGTSIEVHIPLVQSHEVTVLQSGELRN; translated from the coding sequence ATGGGCGAGTTGGCGGACGAATCGAGAATCTTCCTGTCGACATTGCAGCCTGAGCGCCGCGAGCGTCGGCTCGCGATGACGGCGGTGGTGCTGTCCGTGGTCCTGTTCGCCACGCTCGCGCCGTTCGTGCGTATCCAGATGCCGCAGGTGTGGGCGTTCATCCCGATCTATCAGTCGGCGATCGTGATCTGCGATCTGATCACGGCGGGCCTCCTGCTCGGCCAGTTCGGCATCCTGCGCACCAAGTCCCTCGTCGTGCTCGCGGGCGGCTATCTGTTCACGGGCTTCATGGCGAGCGTGCACATGCTCACGTTCCCCGGCCTGTTCCTGCAGAACGGGCTGCTCGACGCGGGCCCGCAGACCACCGCGTGGCTCTACATGTTCTGGCACGGCGGCTTTCCGCTTTGCGTCATCGCCTATACGTTCGTCAGCCGCGGCGAGCGCGGGCAGCCGCTCTACACGGGGCGGGTCGTGCTGCCCGTGATCGTCTGCATCGGCACCGCGGTCGTCGCGACGGGCGCGTTCGCCGCGCTGGCGACGAGCGGCCGCGAACTGCTGCCGGCCATCATGCAGAATCAGCACTACACGCCGCTCATGCGCGGCGTCGTCACGACGGTCTGGCTGCTGACGCTCGGCGCGCTGATCCTGCTCGCGTTGCGCCGGCCGCACTCGGTGCTCGATCTGTGGCTCGTCGTCGTGCTGTGCGCGTGGCTTCTCGACATCGCGCTGTCGGCGGTCCTCAATCGCGGCCGTTTCGATCTCGGTTTCTATGCGGGGCGCATCTACGGCCTCGTCGCGTCGAGCTTCGTACTGCTCGCGCTGCTGCTCGAAAACGGCAAGCTGTATGCGCGCACGGTGCTCGCGCTGCACGGCGAGCGGATCGAGCACCGGCGCGTGCAGGAGAAGACCGTCCAGCTGAACGAAGCGAACGAGTTGCTCGAGCAGCGCGTCGCCGAGCGCACGAGCGAGCTGATGACCGTGAACCGCGAGCTGCGGCGCGAGATCGCCGAACGCGAGCGCGCGGAGGAGGCGCTCGCGCGCTCGCGCGAGGAACTGCGCGAGATCGCCGCGATCAGCTCGACCGCGCGCGAGCAGGAGCGCGGCCGGATCGCGCGCGAGCTGCACGACGAGCTTGCGCAGACGCTCGCGATGCTGCGGCTCGATCTCGAACGCGTGTCGACGACGGGCAACGAGCTCGCCGGACGCTTTTTGGAAATGCGCGGACTGCTCGACGGCGCGGTGGCGGCGACGCGCCGGATCGCATCCGATCTGCGGCCGCTGATGCTCGACGATCTCGGGCTCGTCCCGGCAATCCAGTGGCTCGTGCAGGCGTTCCAGCAGCGGCACCGGATCGGCTGCACGCTCGTCATCGATCCGCCCGAGCTCGATCTCGTCGAGCCGCAGGCGAGCGCGACGTTCCGCATCTTGCAGGAATCGCTGACGAACGTCGGGCGCCATGCGCGTGCGTCGCACGTCGATATCCGGCTCATCGCCGATCATGACGAGGTGATGCTGAGCATCCGCGACGACGGCGTCGGCTTCGACACCGCGAATCCGCGCAAGCCGAATTCGTTCGGGCTCGTCGGTCTGCGCGAGCGCGCCTATCTGGTGCAGGGCACGCTGTCGGTGCAGACGGCGCCGGGGCAGGGCACGTCGATCGAAGTTCACATTCCGCTCGTGCAGTCGCACGAGGTGACCGTCCTGCAGAGCGGCGAACTGCGCAATTGA
- a CDS encoding sulfonate ABC transporter substrate-binding protein translates to MTSHDTPRSTAPRSVHDDTRRLLLKAAGAVAAALAAPLSGGLAALSASGAAHAQRSAKTLRIGYQKYGNFVVLKARGTLEKRLADQHVAIQWIEFPGGPQLLEGLNAGAIDVGTVGETPPVFALAAGVDFVYVGSEPPAPQGEAIVVPHDSPIRSVADLRGKKIALNKGSNVHYLLVKALQRAKIDYRDITPVYLAPADARAAFAQRGVDAWVIWDPYLAAVERQTNARVIANGEGLVNNTQYYLASRKFAGAEPQLVRALLDEVGAVDRWARENLAAVAAQLSPLVGLDTATLELALKRASYGVQPIDHAALAYQQQIADTFASLKLIPRKIDVAAARWQAA, encoded by the coding sequence ATGACCTCTCACGACACGCCCCGCTCCACCGCTCCCCGATCCGTTCATGACGACACGCGCCGCCTGCTGCTGAAGGCGGCGGGCGCGGTCGCGGCCGCGCTTGCCGCACCATTGTCGGGCGGCCTCGCCGCACTGTCGGCGAGCGGCGCCGCGCACGCGCAACGCAGCGCGAAGACGCTGCGGATCGGCTATCAGAAATACGGCAACTTCGTTGTGCTGAAAGCGCGCGGCACGCTCGAGAAGCGGCTCGCCGATCAGCATGTCGCGATTCAATGGATCGAGTTTCCCGGCGGCCCTCAGCTGCTCGAAGGCCTGAACGCCGGCGCGATCGACGTCGGCACCGTCGGCGAGACGCCACCTGTCTTCGCGCTCGCCGCCGGCGTCGACTTCGTCTATGTCGGCAGCGAGCCGCCCGCGCCGCAGGGCGAAGCGATCGTCGTGCCGCACGATTCGCCGATTCGCAGCGTCGCCGATCTGCGCGGCAAGAAGATCGCGCTCAACAAGGGCTCGAACGTCCACTACCTGCTCGTCAAGGCGCTGCAGCGCGCGAAGATCGATTACCGCGACATCACGCCCGTATATCTCGCACCCGCGGACGCGCGCGCGGCGTTCGCGCAGCGCGGCGTCGACGCATGGGTGATTTGGGATCCTTATCTCGCCGCGGTCGAGCGGCAGACGAACGCGCGCGTGATCGCGAACGGCGAAGGGCTCGTGAACAACACGCAGTACTATCTCGCGAGCCGGAAGTTCGCCGGAGCCGAGCCGCAGCTGGTGCGCGCGCTGCTCGACGAGGTCGGCGCGGTCGACCGCTGGGCGCGCGAGAACCTCGCCGCGGTCGCCGCGCAGCTATCGCCGCTCGTCGGTCTCGACACCGCGACGCTCGAGCTCGCGTTGAAGCGCGCGAGCTACGGCGTGCAGCCGATCGACCATGCGGCGCTCGCGTATCAACAGCAGATCGCCGATACGTTCGCGAGCCTCAAGCTGATTCCGCGCAAGATCGACGTCGCCGCCGCACGCTGGCAAGCGGCGTAG